From one Streptomyces sp. N50 genomic stretch:
- a CDS encoding ATP-binding protein, with amino-acid sequence MDIDTTQPWGLAIDFAGRATITEAGHTIYVNVSDSSYNSIIAPDSVSGTYAPVTVAAQFTEWGANGSAIRGSARTTIMPIGTAMVVPDQTAIQTVVASALANFVENTAAYTTLAAKWTPPTDGSGEGDGDGDGDGDGTEDPTATA; translated from the coding sequence ATGGACATCGACACCACCCAACCCTGGGGCCTGGCCATCGACTTCGCGGGCCGAGCCACCATCACCGAGGCCGGCCACACGATCTACGTCAACGTCTCCGACTCCAGCTACAACAGCATCATCGCCCCCGACTCGGTCAGCGGCACCTACGCCCCCGTGACGGTGGCCGCCCAGTTCACAGAGTGGGGCGCGAACGGCTCCGCCATCCGCGGCAGCGCCCGCACCACAATCATGCCCATCGGCACAGCGATGGTCGTCCCCGACCAGACCGCCATCCAGACGGTGGTGGCCTCGGCCTTGGCCAACTTCGTTGAAAACACAGCCGCGTACACGACCTTGGCCGCCAAGTGGACCCCGCCGACCGACGGTTCGGGCGAGGGAGACGGCGACGGCGACGGCGACGGCGACGGCACCGAGGACCCCACGGCGACCGCCTAA
- a CDS encoding ATP-binding protein, producing MDLPPFNTTPTRVGWDTSALDPLRPVAEARHRTRVWLQDHWKLGELADSVELAVGELCTNAVRHGGGLAGLELTLGVGRQFAPPFLRVMVTDHAPTLAPELPACADLLDEGGRGLRLVEALARRWGWHRTGFDEKQVWCTFTV from the coding sequence ATGGATCTCCCGCCCTTCAACACCACCCCCACCCGCGTCGGTTGGGACACCTCCGCCCTCGACCCCCTCCGCCCCGTCGCCGAGGCCCGGCACCGCACCCGCGTCTGGCTTCAAGACCACTGGAAACTGGGCGAGTTGGCCGACTCCGTCGAGCTCGCCGTGGGGGAGCTGTGCACCAATGCCGTACGGCACGGCGGTGGGCTCGCGGGGCTGGAGCTGACGCTCGGGGTCGGGCGGCAGTTCGCTCCGCCGTTTCTGCGGGTGATGGTGACCGACCATGCTCCTACGCTGGCGCCCGAACTGCCCGCGTGCGCCGACCTGTTGGACGAGGGCGGGCGGGGGCTGCGGCTCGTCGAGGCGTTGGCGCGGCGGTGGGGATGGCATCGCACCGGGTTCGACGAGAAGCAGGTCTGGTGCACGTTCACCGTGTGA
- a CDS encoding phage tail protein has protein sequence MSLVSSLKKASGSLDDFKSKASGAGTAAKGIGSNSQKGADQLKALKTAADGSGKELKDLKTSSDQAEKSLAKAGKTGSSAGTNLGKYETGAGKAAKGQDKMNKSMKGNFFGLLMSLLQPLIDKVIDMVTNSKTMQKVLKQAFEVIKAVISSVMKAIEPIMKNAGKLIKSVWSGIKTAITNIVKAIATAIRTYVTVWKSIITGVLKAISTVVSTVWKGIKAVISPVVSWVKSAIPDAFRAVKDRLSSIWGGLKGIAGRAFNGIQGAVRGPINAVIGLINRAIGALNGIHVSIPGWVPGVGGKTFGVSLPRIPALATGGVVMPRSGGVPALLAEAGEAEAVLPLSKLDRLLKAAASRGRAYAGVSGTDGSALHIENYYAADKSTPQRTADALMFLAKARG, from the coding sequence ATGAGTCTCGTTAGTTCCCTCAAGAAAGCCTCCGGCTCCCTGGACGACTTCAAGTCCAAGGCGTCCGGTGCCGGTACCGCGGCCAAGGGGATCGGCAGCAACAGTCAGAAGGGCGCCGATCAACTCAAGGCGCTCAAGACCGCCGCCGACGGTTCCGGAAAGGAGTTGAAGGACCTCAAAACGTCCTCCGACCAGGCCGAGAAGTCTCTCGCCAAGGCCGGAAAGACCGGTTCCAGCGCCGGCACCAACCTCGGCAAGTACGAGACCGGGGCAGGCAAGGCGGCCAAGGGCCAGGACAAGATGAACAAGTCGATGAAGGGCAACTTCTTCGGCCTGCTCATGAGCCTGCTCCAACCGCTCATCGACAAGGTCATCGACATGGTGACCAACTCGAAGACCATGCAGAAGGTCCTGAAGCAGGCCTTCGAGGTCATCAAGGCCGTGATCAGCAGCGTCATGAAGGCCATCGAGCCGATCATGAAGAACGCCGGCAAGCTGATCAAGTCGGTCTGGAGCGGCATCAAGACGGCGATCACGAACATCGTCAAGGCCATAGCCACGGCCATCAGGACCTACGTCACCGTATGGAAGTCGATCATCACCGGCGTCCTGAAGGCGATCAGCACGGTCGTCTCCACCGTCTGGAAGGGCATCAAGGCCGTCATCTCGCCGGTCGTCAGCTGGGTCAAGTCCGCGATCCCGGACGCCTTCCGGGCCGTGAAGGACCGCCTGTCCAGCATCTGGGGCGGCCTGAAGGGCATCGCCGGCCGGGCCTTCAACGGCATCCAGGGCGCGGTCCGCGGCCCGATCAACGCCGTCATCGGGCTCATCAACCGCGCGATCGGCGCCCTCAACGGCATCCACGTCTCCATCCCCGGCTGGGTCCCGGGGGTCGGCGGCAAGACCTTCGGCGTCAGCCTGCCGAGGATCCCCGCGCTGGCCACCGGCGGTGTCGTCATGCCCCGCTCCGGCGGCGTCCCCGCCCTCCTGGCCGAGGCCGGCGAGGCGGAAGCCGTCCTCCCTCTCAGCAAGCTCGACCGTCTCCTCAAGGCAGCGGCCTCACGGGGCCGGGCGTACGCGGGCGTCTCGGGCACCGACGGCAGCGCACTCCACATAGAGAACTACTACGCCGCCGACAAGAGCACCCCCCAACGCACCGCCGACGCCCTCATGTTCCTGGCGAAGGCACGCGGATGA
- a CDS encoding phage distal tail protein, translated as MADQTTPTSTTLTTSTDDVPPGSLITRDGQMQWAGLLLGPGTPYEIGSDGLTGWEDLPDYDTTDADHPTAHGAWPGARYAKPRKVGGSIWTVPPQDDTASSLSAMRALRQALLLGDSERWLAVRLHGETLAIRARVSQRVLAADRTYTTQGVSKASVQWYATDPRRYTVDEQTAVTGAPQPESGLTWPLTWPLNWGQASSTGDVGADNSGSAPTHPILTFTGPCTNPTVTDRTSGRRLRYEIGLATGDELVVDTAAGTVTLNSTASRRHTAAADSSPEELFAFEPGRADLAFRPDTYDTGAQLSVRWRSADW; from the coding sequence ATGGCCGATCAGACGACGCCCACATCCACCACACTCACCACATCGACCGACGACGTACCCCCCGGCTCACTCATCACCCGCGACGGGCAGATGCAGTGGGCCGGACTGCTGCTCGGCCCCGGTACGCCGTACGAGATCGGCAGTGACGGCCTGACCGGCTGGGAGGACCTGCCGGACTACGACACCACAGACGCCGACCACCCCACCGCGCACGGCGCCTGGCCGGGCGCACGCTACGCCAAGCCCCGCAAGGTAGGCGGCTCGATCTGGACCGTACCCCCGCAGGACGACACGGCCTCCTCCCTCTCCGCGATGCGAGCCCTGCGCCAGGCACTCCTGCTGGGCGACTCCGAACGCTGGCTGGCGGTACGGCTGCACGGCGAGACCCTGGCCATCCGAGCCCGGGTCAGCCAGCGCGTCCTCGCCGCCGACCGGACGTACACCACACAGGGCGTCTCCAAGGCGTCCGTCCAGTGGTACGCCACCGACCCCCGCCGCTACACGGTCGACGAACAAACGGCGGTCACCGGCGCCCCGCAACCAGAAAGCGGCCTCACCTGGCCCCTGACCTGGCCGCTGAACTGGGGCCAGGCGTCATCCACCGGCGACGTGGGCGCCGACAACTCCGGCTCGGCGCCCACCCACCCGATCCTCACCTTCACCGGCCCCTGCACCAACCCCACGGTCACAGACCGGACTTCGGGCCGCCGGCTGCGCTACGAGATCGGACTGGCGACCGGCGACGAACTGGTCGTAGACACAGCGGCCGGCACAGTCACCCTCAACTCCACAGCCTCCCGCCGCCACACCGCGGCAGCGGACAGCAGCCCCGAGGAACTCTTCGCCTTCGAACCGGGCCGAGCCGACCTGGCCTTCCGCCCCGACACCTACGACACCGGCGCCCAACTGTCGGTCCGCTGGCGCTCGGCGGATTGGTAA
- a CDS encoding peptidoglycan-binding protein — MATPLSPDALITALKAEGITVIEHPGWRTNNRNSKGSWGPVNGVVIHHTVTTGTTTSVNLCYNGHSELPGPLCHGVIAKDGTVHLVGNGRANHAGSGDGDVLKAVIAQSATLPAPNQNNTDGNVHFYGFECVNLGDGKDPWPAVQLDAMVRASAALCRAHGWNAHSVIGHKEWTNTKIDPRGFTMADFRTRVTTRLGTKVTPPAKPAHQPFPGADWFKKNPNSAIVTAMGKRLVAVGCSAYTSGPGPQWTTVDKASYAKWQRKLGYTGTAADGWPGATSWIALKVPYSS, encoded by the coding sequence ATGGCCACACCCCTCTCCCCCGACGCCCTCATCACCGCCCTCAAAGCCGAGGGCATCACCGTCATCGAGCACCCCGGCTGGCGCACCAACAACCGCAACAGCAAGGGCAGTTGGGGCCCGGTGAACGGCGTCGTCATCCACCACACCGTCACCACCGGCACCACAACCTCCGTCAACCTCTGCTACAACGGCCACTCCGAACTCCCCGGCCCCCTCTGCCACGGGGTAATCGCGAAGGACGGCACGGTCCACCTGGTCGGCAACGGCCGAGCCAACCACGCAGGCAGCGGCGACGGAGACGTACTGAAGGCAGTCATCGCCCAAAGCGCGACCCTCCCCGCCCCGAACCAGAACAACACGGACGGCAACGTCCACTTCTACGGCTTCGAGTGCGTCAACCTCGGCGACGGCAAGGACCCCTGGCCGGCAGTCCAGCTGGACGCGATGGTCCGAGCCTCGGCCGCCCTCTGCCGAGCACACGGCTGGAACGCCCACTCGGTCATCGGCCACAAGGAGTGGACGAACACCAAGATCGACCCGCGGGGTTTCACGATGGCCGACTTCCGCACCCGGGTGACCACCCGCCTCGGCACCAAGGTGACACCGCCCGCCAAGCCCGCCCACCAGCCCTTCCCCGGCGCCGACTGGTTCAAGAAGAACCCCAATTCGGCGATCGTCACCGCGATGGGCAAGCGCCTAGTCGCCGTCGGCTGCTCGGCGTACACCTCGGGTCCCGGCCCCCAGTGGACCACCGTGGACAAGGCCTCCTACGCCAAGTGGCAGCGCAAGCTCGGCTACACCGGCACCGCGGCGGACGGCTGGCCGGGAGCCACGTCCTGGATCGCGCTGAAGGTCCCGTACAGCTCCTGA
- a CDS encoding DNA-directed RNA polymerase subunit beta', whose product MLDVNFFDELRIGLATADDIRQWSHGEVKKPETINYRTLKPEKDGLFCEKIFGPTRDWECYCGKYKRVRFKGIICERCGVEVTRAKVRRERMGHIELAAPVTHIWYFKGVPSRLGYLLDLAPKDLEKVIYFAAYMITFVDEERRTRDLPSLEAHVSVERQQVENRRDSDLEARAKKLETDLAELEAEGAKADVRRKVREGAEREMKQLRDRAQREIDRLDEVWTRFKNLKVQDLEGDELLYRELRDRFGTYFDGSMGAAALQKRLESFDLDEEAERLREIIRTGKGQKKTRALKRLKVVSAFLQTSNSPKGMVLDCVPVIPPDLRPMVQLDGGRFATSDLNDLYRRVINRNNRLKRLLDLGAPEIIVNNEKRMLQEAVDALFDNGRRGRPVTGPGNRPLKSLSDMLKGKQGRFRQNLLGKRVDYSARSVIVVGPQLKLHQCGLPKAMALELFKPFVMKRLVDLNHAQNIKSAKRMVERGRTVVYDVLEEVIAEHPVLLNRAPTLHRLGIQAFEPQLVEGKAIQIHPLVCTAFNADFDGDQMAVHLPLSAEAQAEARILMLSSNNILKPADGRPVTMPTQDMVLGLFFLTTDGELRDVKGEGRAFGSTAEATMAFDGGELALQSAVDIRFPVGTIPPRGWVPPVREEGEPEWQQGDTFRLRTTLGRALFNELLPEDYPFVDYSVGKKQLSEIVNDLAERYPKVIVAATLDNLKAAGFFWATRSGVTVAISDVVVPEAKKEIVKGYEAQDEKVQKQYERGLITKEERTQELIAIWTKATNEVAEAMNANFPKTNPIFMMVDSGARGNMMQMRQIAGMRGLVSNAKNETIPRPIKASFREGLSVLEYFISTHGARKGLADTALRTADSGYLTRRLVDVSQDVIIREEDCGTDRGLKLHIAERGADGVLRKADNVETSVYARALAEDITVDGKVLAPANTDLGDVLIDELVKHGIETVKTRSVLTCESAVGTCAMCYGRSLATGKLVDIGEAVGIIAAQSIGEPGTQLTMRTFHTGGVAGDDITQGLPRVVELFEARTPKGVAPISEAQGRVRIEETEKTKKLVVTPDDGSDETAFPISKRARLLVSEGEHVEVGQKLTVGATNPHDVLRILGQRAVQVHLVGEVQKVYNSQGVSIHDKHIEIIIRQMLRRVTIIESGDAELLPGELVERSRFEQENRRVVQEGGHPASGRPQLMGITKASLATESWLSAASFQETTRVLTDAAINAKSDSLIGLKENVIIGKLIPAGTGLSRYRNIRVEPTEEAKAAMYSAVGYDDIDYSPFGTGSGQAVPLEDYDYGPYNQ is encoded by the coding sequence GTGCTCGACGTCAACTTCTTCGATGAGCTCCGGATCGGTCTGGCCACCGCTGACGACATCCGTCAGTGGAGCCACGGCGAGGTCAAGAAGCCTGAGACCATCAACTACCGCACGCTCAAGCCCGAAAAGGACGGACTCTTCTGCGAGAAGATCTTCGGTCCGACCCGGGACTGGGAGTGCTACTGCGGCAAGTACAAGCGCGTTCGCTTCAAGGGCATCATCTGTGAGCGCTGCGGCGTCGAGGTGACCCGCGCCAAGGTGCGCCGTGAGCGGATGGGCCACATCGAACTGGCCGCGCCCGTCACCCACATCTGGTACTTCAAGGGTGTCCCGTCGCGTCTGGGATACCTGCTCGACCTCGCCCCGAAGGACCTCGAGAAGGTCATCTACTTCGCGGCGTACATGATCACGTTCGTCGACGAAGAGCGCCGTACGCGTGACCTGCCCTCGCTGGAGGCGCACGTCTCCGTGGAGCGTCAGCAGGTCGAGAACCGGCGTGACTCCGACCTCGAGGCCCGCGCCAAGAAGCTCGAGACCGACCTGGCCGAGCTTGAGGCCGAGGGTGCCAAGGCCGACGTGCGCCGCAAGGTGCGCGAAGGTGCCGAGCGCGAGATGAAGCAGCTGCGCGACCGTGCGCAGCGCGAGATCGACCGCCTGGACGAGGTGTGGACCCGGTTCAAGAACCTCAAGGTCCAGGACCTCGAAGGTGACGAGCTCCTCTACCGCGAGCTGCGTGACCGCTTCGGCACGTACTTCGACGGTTCGATGGGTGCCGCGGCGCTGCAGAAGCGCCTGGAGTCCTTCGACCTCGACGAAGAGGCCGAGCGGCTTCGCGAGATCATCCGTACCGGCAAGGGCCAGAAGAAGACCCGTGCGCTGAAGCGGCTCAAGGTGGTGTCTGCGTTCCTGCAGACCTCCAACAGCCCCAAGGGCATGGTCCTCGACTGCGTCCCGGTCATCCCGCCGGACCTCCGCCCGATGGTGCAGCTGGACGGTGGCCGCTTCGCGACCTCCGACCTGAACGACCTGTACCGCCGTGTGATCAACCGCAACAACCGCCTGAAGCGCCTTCTCGACCTCGGTGCCCCCGAGATCATCGTCAACAACGAGAAGCGCATGCTTCAGGAGGCCGTCGACGCGCTGTTCGACAACGGTCGCCGTGGCCGTCCGGTCACCGGCCCGGGTAACCGCCCGCTGAAGTCCCTGAGCGACATGCTCAAGGGCAAGCAGGGTCGTTTCCGTCAGAACCTGCTCGGCAAGCGTGTGGACTACTCCGCGCGTTCCGTGATCGTCGTCGGCCCGCAGCTGAAGCTGCACCAGTGCGGTCTGCCGAAGGCCATGGCGCTGGAGCTCTTCAAGCCGTTCGTGATGAAGCGCCTGGTGGACCTGAACCACGCGCAGAACATCAAGTCGGCGAAGCGCATGGTCGAGCGCGGCCGCACGGTCGTCTACGACGTCCTCGAAGAGGTCATCGCGGAGCACCCGGTTCTGCTGAACCGTGCGCCCACGCTGCACCGCCTCGGCATCCAGGCCTTCGAGCCGCAGCTGGTCGAGGGCAAGGCCATCCAGATCCACCCGCTCGTCTGCACCGCGTTCAACGCGGACTTCGACGGTGACCAGATGGCCGTGCACCTGCCGCTCTCCGCGGAGGCGCAGGCCGAGGCCCGCATCCTGATGCTGTCCTCGAACAACATCCTGAAGCCGGCCGACGGTCGTCCCGTCACCATGCCGACCCAGGACATGGTGCTGGGTCTGTTCTTCCTCACCACCGACGGTGAACTCCGCGACGTCAAGGGCGAGGGCCGCGCGTTCGGCTCCACGGCCGAGGCGACGATGGCGTTCGACGGCGGCGAGCTGGCGCTCCAGTCGGCTGTGGACATCCGCTTCCCGGTGGGCACCATCCCGCCGCGTGGCTGGGTGCCGCCGGTCCGCGAGGAGGGCGAGCCCGAGTGGCAGCAGGGTGACACCTTCCGCCTGCGTACGACCCTGGGCCGCGCGCTCTTCAACGAGCTGCTGCCCGAGGACTACCCGTTCGTCGACTACTCGGTGGGCAAGAAGCAGCTCTCCGAGATCGTCAACGACCTGGCCGAGCGCTACCCCAAGGTCATCGTGGCGGCGACGCTCGACAACCTGAAGGCGGCCGGCTTCTTCTGGGCGACCCGTTCCGGTGTCACCGTGGCCATCTCCGACGTCGTCGTTCCCGAGGCGAAGAAGGAGATCGTCAAGGGCTACGAGGCGCAGGACGAGAAGGTCCAGAAGCAGTACGAGCGCGGTCTGATCACCAAGGAAGAGCGCACGCAGGAGCTCATCGCGATCTGGACCAAGGCGACCAACGAGGTCGCCGAGGCGATGAACGCGAACTTCCCGAAGACCAACCCCATCTTCATGATGGTCGACTCGGGTGCCCGAGGAAACATGATGCAGATGCGTCAGATCGCGGGTATGCGTGGTCTGGTGTCGAACGCCAAGAACGAGACGATTCCCCGTCCCATCAAGGCGTCCTTCCGTGAAGGCCTGTCCGTGCTGGAGTACTTCATCTCCACCCACGGTGCCCGTAAGGGTCTGGCCGACACGGCCCTCCGTACCGCCGACTCGGGTTACCTCACCCGTCGTCTGGTCGACGTCTCCCAGGACGTCATCATCCGCGAGGAGGACTGCGGCACCGACCGCGGCCTCAAGCTGCACATCGCGGAGCGCGGCGCGGACGGTGTCCTGCGCAAGGCCGACAACGTCGAGACCAGCGTGTACGCCCGTGCGCTGGCCGAGGACATCACCGTCGACGGCAAGGTGCTGGCCCCGGCCAACACCGACCTCGGCGACGTCCTCATCGACGAGCTGGTCAAGCACGGCATCGAGACGGTCAAGACCCGCTCGGTCCTGACCTGCGAGTCCGCCGTCGGCACCTGCGCCATGTGCTACGGCCGCTCGCTGGCCACCGGCAAGCTGGTCGACATCGGTGAGGCGGTCGGCATCATCGCCGCCCAGTCCATCGGTGAGCCCGGTACCCAGCTGACGATGCGTACCTTCCACACCGGTGGTGTGGCCGGTGACGACATCACCCAGGGTCTGCCCCGTGTCGTCGAGCTCTTCGAGGCTCGTACGCCCAAGGGTGTCGCCCCGATCTCCGAGGCCCAGGGCCGCGTGCGGATCGAGGAGACCGAGAAGACCAAGAAGCTCGTCGTCACCCCGGACGACGGCAGCGACGAGACGGCGTTCCCGATCTCGAAGCGCGCCCGTCTCCTGGTCAGCGAGGGCGAGCACGTCGAGGTGGGCCAGAAGCTCACCGTGGGTGCCACCAACCCGCACGACGTGCTGCGCATCCTGGGTCAGCGTGCCGTCCAGGTCCACCTGGTCGGCGAGGTCCAGAAGGTCTACAACTCGCAGGGTGTGTCGATCCACGACAAGCACATCGAGATCATCATCCGGCAGATGCTCCGCCGCGTGACGATCATCGAGTCCGGCGACGCCGAGCTGCTGCCCGGCGAGCTGGTCGAGCGTTCGCGCTTCGAGCAGGAGAACCGTCGTGTGGTCCAGGAGGGCGGTCACCCGGCCTCCGGTCGTCCGCAGCTCATGGGTATCACCAAGGCCTCGCTGGCCACGGAGTCCTGGCTGTCGGCGGCGTCCTTCCAGGAGACGACCAGGGTTCTGACGGACGCGGCGATCAACGCCAAGTCCGACTCCCTGATCGGCCTCAAGGAGAACGTCATCATCGGTAAGCTCATCCCGGCCGGTACGGGCCTGTCCCGCTACCGCAACATCCGGGTCGAGCCGACCGAGGAAGCCAAGGCCGCGATGTACTCGGCCGTCGGCTACGACGACATCGACTACTCGCCGTTCGGCACGGGCTCCGGCCAGGCCGTCCCGCTGGAGGACTACGACTACGGTCCGTACAACCAGTGA
- a CDS encoding DUF3592 domain-containing protein — protein sequence MRPGGPVDLLGIFFIFLGTCGLLIQLNSFWVYRRLRRLERAGVEGEATVARWEPVGGQMRLHLQVSLPEGESAGEFEEVMLEPVGSPGDVVPVIYDPEQPSRAKTGGRKDIDYRGERLAVFLMGYGGLALFVAGIVMVALSRSFF from the coding sequence ATGAGACCAGGCGGTCCGGTTGACCTTTTGGGAATTTTCTTCATATTCCTGGGCACGTGTGGTCTGCTCATTCAGCTGAACAGTTTCTGGGTCTATCGACGCCTGCGGAGGTTGGAGCGGGCCGGCGTGGAGGGAGAGGCGACCGTCGCTCGCTGGGAACCCGTGGGCGGACAGATGCGCCTCCACCTACAGGTCTCCTTGCCCGAGGGTGAGTCTGCGGGCGAGTTCGAAGAAGTGATGCTGGAGCCGGTCGGCTCGCCGGGTGACGTAGTGCCCGTCATCTATGACCCGGAACAGCCGTCGCGCGCGAAAACCGGCGGCCGGAAGGACATCGACTATCGCGGCGAACGCCTGGCGGTGTTCCTTATGGGGTACGGCGGGTTGGCGTTGTTCGTCGCCGGGATCGTGATGGTGGCCCTGTCTCGTTCATTCTTCTGA
- a CDS encoding DUF397 domain-containing protein, producing MSEPKWRKSSYSEASANACVEMAEAGQHITIRDSKHPELPWATVGRGAWTEFTGALRAGRLRGSPQ from the coding sequence GTGTCCGAGCCGAAGTGGCGCAAGTCCTCATACTCCGAGGCATCCGCCAACGCCTGCGTCGAGATGGCCGAGGCCGGACAGCACATCACGATCCGCGACTCCAAGCACCCGGAACTCCCGTGGGCAACGGTGGGGCGAGGGGCCTGGACGGAGTTCACCGGTGCCCTGCGGGCAGGTCGGCTGCGCGGGTCACCGCAGTAG
- a CDS encoding helix-turn-helix transcriptional regulator → MAPRQTPTIRQRRFGAELRRLREGVGMSAPVAGERLGSDRTMISNIEAGRFGISEERLRRLASIYECDDTELIDALASMTGGRSKGWWDEYRGKIPPDFVDLAELEHHATGLRTLQTAHIPGHFQTEEHARALFDLFVPALPRLEVELRIAQRLARHTVIADAPGIPYVGLVHETALRMHTGGRRVAKAQLGRLLEESERPNVRLLVIPFTAEGFPMAGDTMIYVSAASHHLDTVEVDSPIGAVFFDSPTQLANFRRRLDLVEQVALNPNKSRDLILSIAADL, encoded by the coding sequence ATGGCACCCCGACAGACCCCCACCATTCGCCAACGGCGCTTCGGGGCCGAGCTGCGCAGACTGCGTGAGGGCGTCGGCATGTCCGCCCCGGTCGCGGGCGAACGGCTCGGCTCCGACCGGACGATGATCTCCAACATCGAGGCCGGCCGTTTCGGCATCAGCGAGGAGCGCCTCCGCCGTCTCGCGAGCATCTACGAGTGCGACGACACCGAACTGATCGACGCCCTCGCCTCGATGACCGGCGGACGGTCGAAGGGCTGGTGGGACGAGTACCGGGGCAAGATCCCGCCGGACTTCGTGGACCTGGCGGAACTCGAACATCACGCCACCGGGCTGCGCACGCTGCAGACCGCCCACATCCCCGGCCACTTCCAGACCGAGGAGCACGCACGGGCCCTGTTCGACCTCTTCGTCCCGGCACTGCCGCGCCTGGAGGTCGAGTTGAGGATCGCCCAGCGCCTGGCGCGTCACACCGTGATCGCGGACGCCCCGGGTATTCCGTACGTCGGCCTGGTCCACGAAACGGCGCTGCGCATGCACACCGGAGGCCGCCGGGTCGCCAAGGCCCAACTCGGCCGGCTGCTGGAGGAGAGCGAACGCCCCAACGTCCGGCTGCTCGTGATCCCGTTCACCGCCGAAGGCTTCCCCATGGCCGGCGACACGATGATCTACGTCTCCGCCGCCAGCCACCACCTGGACACGGTCGAGGTGGACTCCCCCATCGGCGCGGTGTTCTTCGACTCACCGACCCAACTGGCCAACTTCCGACGACGGCTGGACTTGGTCGAACAGGTCGCGTTGAATCCGAACAAGTCGAGAGACCTCATCCTCTCGATCGCCGCCGATCTGTAA
- a CDS encoding tape-measure protein, whose amino-acid sequence MSSAAALRNPLAGAAPALRTFRTRVDQVQSGVRSFAQRVTGAAADIDRVTTPATQTATAVQQIKTSADTAARSVTRTGQTAATTGASGIKSTATKVRSAGKSLGGLTTNLGGVFAIVGTLIAASGVLGGLLDTFGTAMTIGSGVMIIINALTRANPLGFVAGILLPLAGWLLDIALNSETGQRLMDQLATLILKYVQSYLTILGPILKLIAGAVNTYVTGYLTLITTTLSVLHTIISTGFAALKALTTGDTRALTSKVSTIWSGFKNAVKPALNWITKEIPAAFTRVKNATSNTLRAMGQFVTTGAQTVAGVVKGPVEGLVAFANWVIDGLNKLSFSILGKKFGVHLSKIPMLAEGGIAIPGARTGRVLSLTALERQRALAARGRTPRHAQRTPHIREFHESNGTGAHGTATDLLFLASAHARA is encoded by the coding sequence ATGAGCAGCGCGGCCGCACTCCGCAATCCCCTCGCCGGCGCCGCCCCCGCCCTGCGCACCTTCCGGACCAGGGTCGACCAGGTCCAGTCCGGCGTACGGTCCTTCGCCCAGCGCGTCACAGGCGCCGCCGCCGACATCGACCGCGTCACCACCCCCGCCACCCAAACTGCCACCGCCGTACAGCAGATCAAGACGAGCGCAGACACCGCCGCCCGTTCCGTCACCAGAACCGGCCAGACAGCCGCCACCACCGGCGCCTCCGGCATCAAGTCCACCGCCACCAAGGTCAGATCCGCCGGAAAATCCCTCGGGGGACTCACCACCAACCTCGGCGGTGTCTTCGCCATCGTCGGCACCCTCATCGCAGCCTCGGGTGTCCTCGGCGGCCTCCTCGACACCTTCGGCACAGCCATGACCATCGGCTCCGGCGTAATGATCATCATCAACGCCCTCACCCGCGCCAACCCCCTCGGCTTCGTCGCCGGCATCCTCCTCCCCCTGGCGGGCTGGCTGCTGGACATCGCGCTGAACTCCGAGACCGGCCAACGCCTGATGGACCAACTGGCCACGCTGATCCTGAAGTACGTCCAGAGCTACCTCACGATCCTCGGCCCGATCCTCAAACTGATCGCCGGCGCGGTGAACACCTACGTCACCGGCTACCTCACCCTGATCACCACCACCCTCTCCGTCCTCCACACGATCATCAGCACAGGCTTCGCCGCCCTCAAAGCACTCACCACCGGCGACACCCGCGCCCTCACCAGCAAGGTCTCCACGATCTGGAGCGGCTTCAAGAACGCCGTCAAACCGGCCCTGAACTGGATCACCAAGGAAATCCCGGCCGCCTTCACCCGGGTCAAGAACGCCACCTCCAACACCCTGCGCGCAATGGGCCAGTTCGTCACCACGGGCGCCCAGACCGTCGCCGGGGTCGTCAAGGGCCCTGTCGAAGGCCTGGTCGCCTTCGCGAACTGGGTGATCGACGGCCTGAACAAGCTCAGCTTCAGCATCCTCGGCAAGAAGTTCGGCGTACACCTCAGCAAGATCCCGATGCTCGCGGAGGGCGGCATCGCGATCCCCGGCGCCCGCACCGGCAGGGTCCTGTCCCTCACCGCCCTGGAACGACAACGCGCCCTCGCCGCCCGCGGCCGAACGCCCAGGCACGCCCAACGCACCCCCCACATCAGGGAGTTCCACGAGAGCAACGGCACCGGAGCCCACGGCACCGCGACCGACCTCCTCTTCCTGGCCTCCGCCCACGCCCGCGCGTGA